One segment of Solanum stenotomum isolate F172 chromosome 1, ASM1918654v1, whole genome shotgun sequence DNA contains the following:
- the LOC125875204 gene encoding transcription factor bHLH49-like, producing MGSKNDTQGQKRNKDAANFQSPNMSLDWQLSGSNLTNASMGMIPNSNPLVDSVFPTIWDRPTNSPQLNFYGNNAQINPCTMNQHEIAAIGLGPARGVMSWNPPNAMLKGAMFVPPIPGMIPQSLAQLPADSGFIERAARFSCFSGGNFSDMMNRPLSVPESTKPCYRGLAPTWRTEEVLASNGLNSPSAVDPQKQNIRSGVDSSKDVYLPNENKTHEQSPLKNEKKNEIFARSQDEGKESVGLSGNESDEAECSGRQEEMESAGLESSAKGLGSRKRKTYSQGTELDRMKGVQQLPAEPDKELTKTQKGDGSLHSPSSKHGGKNSKQRSQSSDPPKEEYIHVRARRGQATNSHSLAERVRREKISERMKFLQDLVPGCDKVTGKAVMLDEIINYVQSLQRQVEFLSMKLSTVNLRLDFNLDGVLAKDPQAGPSSSLAFPPDNMTMTYASLHGWQSGLLQSGLPGDGNCIDAFRRSINSQFSSMSGGYRDPSSQVPTVWDDQLHNVVDMGFNSTAPLNCQDLSSLPLDQMKTEP from the exons ATGGGTAGCAAGAATGATACTCAAGGACAAAAGAGGAACAAGGATGCGGCGAATTTTCAGTCACCAAATATGTCGTTGGACTGGCAATTAAGTGGCAGCAACTTGACAAATGCATCCATGGGAATGATCCCTAATAGCAATCCTTTAGTAGATTCAGTTTTTCCCACTATTTGGGATCGGCCTACCAATTCGCCACAGTTAAATTTCTATGGTAATAATGCTCAAATCAATCCTTGCACTATGAATCAGCACGAGATTGCAGCAATTGGCTTGGGCCCTGCAAGAGGTGTTATGAGTTGGAATCCACCAAATGCTATGCTGAAAGGGGCTATGTTTGTACCACCTATTCCTGGAATGATTCCTCAAAGCTTAGCTCAGCTTCCAGCTGATTCGGGGTTCATTGAGAGAGCTGCAAGGTTTTCGTGCTTCAGTGGAGGAAACTTCAGCGATATGATGAACCGGCCTTTAAGCGTCCCTGAGTCTACTAAGCCTTGTTATAGGGGACTGGCACCAACGTGGAGAACGGAAGAGGTTCTTGCAAGCAACGGGTTAAACTCACCCTCTGCTGTGGACCCTCAGAAGCAGAACATACGAAGTGGTGTTGATAGTTCCAAAGATGTTTATTTACCTAATGAGAACAAGACTCATGAGCAAAGCCCTCTCAAGAAtgagaaaaagaatgaaatatttGCTAGGTCTCAGGATGAAGGAAAAGAATCAGTTGGATTGTCTGGAAATGAGTCTGATGAGGCTGAATGTAGTGGCCGTCAAGAGGAAATGGAAAGTGCCGGATTGGAGTCTTCCGCGAAGGGCCTTGGCTCaaggaaaaggaaaacataTAGTCAG GGTACCGAGCTTGATCGAATGAAGGGAGTACAACAGCTGCCAGCTGAACCTGATaaagaactaactaaaactCAGAAAGGAGACGGAAGCTTACATTCACCTTCTAGCAAGCATGGTGGAAAAAACAGTAAACAGAGGTCTCAATCTTCAGATCCACCTAAAGAAGAATACATACATGTTCGAGCTCGAAGAGGCCAGGCAACGAACAGCCATAGTCTTGCAGAAAGA GTAAGGCGAGAGAAAATCAGTGAAAGGATGAAATTTCTGCAGGATCTTGTACCTGGTTGCGACAAG GTCACTGGTAAAGCTGTAATGCTGGACGAAATCATTAATTATGTTCAATCTTTGCAAAGACAGGTTGAG TTCCTCTCGATGAAGCTTTCAACAGTAAACCTGCGGCTAGATTTTAATCTTGATGGGGTCCTTGCAAAAGAT CCACAAGCAGGTCCTTCGTCCTCACTTGCGTTTCCACCTGATAATATGACCATGACTTATGCTTCTTTGCATGGATGGCAATCTGGTCTGCTTCAATCAGGTCTTCCTGGTGATGGAAATTGTATTGATGCGTTCCGTAGATCCATCAATTCCCAATTCTCCTCTATGAGTGGTGGCTACAGGGATCCTTCATCTCAG GTACCTACTGTATGGGATGATCAGCTGCATAATGTTGTGGATATGGGATTCAATTCAACCGCACCCCTCAATTGTCAGGATTTAA GTTCTTTGCCACTCGACCAAATGAAAACAGAACCTTGA